The Rhinoderma darwinii isolate aRhiDar2 chromosome 9, aRhiDar2.hap1, whole genome shotgun sequence sequence tatagtgccacagtgcccacatatagtgacatagcgcCCACATGCCCCTTGTAAATCGCAGCACCACCCCCCTCCCTTGCAGATCGCGCCgcagtagctcccactaggagctgaatccccggccagaggttgccgacgctttggccaggaattcagctcctagtgggagctacagcggcgcgatctacaagggggggggggggtttgtggtgcgatctacaaggtacaagcgggggggggggggtgctatctacagggcggtatctacagggcggtgtggctatgtactaggagtccctgcttccccacgcGTGCTGTATCATTTGTTTACTACAGAACAGTAGTTCAGTGGAGAAGCAAAGACAGAACGATGCGGACCAGGAAGTGACGAGacatcgaggcggaccaggaaGTGACGAGACGGCGGGGCGGACCAGGAAGTGACGAGATGGCGGGGCGGACCAGGAAGTGACGAGACGGCGGGGCGGACCAGGAAGTGACGAGACGGCGGGGCGGACCAGGAAGTGACGAGacatcgaggcggaccaggaaGTGACGAGACATCGAGGTGGACCAGGAAGTGACGAGGCGGTGGGGCGGAGCTTCCCCTTGCAGCGCGGAGCCACAAAATAATAGATTCTACGATTCTGTTACAAAACAGAATCGTGAGAGTCTTTGAGGGCGAATTAATTCAATTAATCGCCCGGCCCTACCTGCAGTATGATAATGTGGGGTGCTGTGCATATAGCCTGATATGGGGTGAAGTACatatagtgtaatgtgggggtgcATGATACAGCGCAATTATATGGGGTACAATACATTCAGCATGATGTGGGGTtgtagtatacagtataataatttaggggtgtagtctGCAGTGTAATAATGTGGGGTACTATACATAGTCTAATGAGGGGGTGCTTTTCATACAGGATGATGTGGAGCACATAGTATTATAATGTGGGGTGCAGTATATAATAGTCTAATGAGGGGGTGTTGTGCATACAGCTTGTGGTGGGGGTGAACTACGTGATGTGGGGTGCAGTACGTAGAGTATAAGGAGTCAGGATCTACACCTGCATTTACGCTGGGGACAGAGGAGGCAACTTTTTCCTGGTCCCGTCTCCTGGATTGTTCTTTATCTTCCTCTCCCCCGTTATAGGGGCGCTACTTGGCTCTGCTGTGTTGATCCTGTTAGGATCAGCAGAGCTCAATTTGCTAATTGTGTAAAATCAACTTGACCTGCAGCATATTTTGTTCTCCATCATACGACGGCCAGAAATCATTGGCCCAATGCTGTATATATAGATGGACGCTGATGGCACTGTGGATGCTGATCGCTCTTTTAGGTTGTTATTTGCAGTCAACTGCTGCTCCCGACCCATCACAGTCCATGGTGCGAATACCTAGTCTAAACAACGCAGGCTATACAGGTGGCGTCACGTTTAGTGGTTCTTATCTGGAATATGCatcttgtaattttttttttttttattatttccagAGAGAAAAGTCTCATTGGAGTCACACAAGTCCCTGCGCACAATATGAGTCATATGTCATTACGGGAGCCTCAAGCCTCGCAGCCGTACAAGGTACTCGTCATGTCCCAGTCTTTCTGCGGATCTCACTGCTTAATATCTCCTTCACCCCAATATGTGGAGTTACCTGTTCAGATGCTGCTTAAATCGACCCTCCAGTCTCCGGACAAAATGCCAAATGTGctggtgtatatggagtaataatgcCCTCCAGGAGCCCCCCTATGCCGTGGATCGGCCGTGTTGTCTAAATATGTCTgcagcgcttctcagactgagtctaagacactccctctgctCACAGATTGGGCAGAACTTTTCACAGAAGCAGctatggccaatccgagaacagtgggagtgtctcagactcttaGTGTACGAGCGCTGCAGAGGGGATCCTAAAACGgcggatccacggcagaggggcaccacttcagggcaccaggtaatattactccatatacaatTTATAATATTGTCCCGAGACCGGAAAGGTCGCTTTAAGTATTTAAAAGGCCGTATCACCCTACAGTAGTTACCAGTAATTATTAGTCCCTGAGTCGCCATCTTCACTCTTCTATTCTATTATTTCTCATTTTATAtctgtttctaggaaagctgggtgacaaccttgATGGCCGCTATGACAGATTCCACAGGAGTTGTCACTctgctttcctagagtcctgattAAAAAAATTGATTTAGTAATGCAATGATACAGTTTCAGAGGATGTATGACTTCATATCTAGGTACATGTTACATTCTGAAACTTAGGAAAGCTTGGTGATGGGTGCtgtaaaaagtgtgtaaaacaaatgacacaccaggacaagactgtttacaaaaaaatcttccttatagtacaggagatatagtgctcaatgcaaaaaaagtcaattcaatattggtgatatcatcatttctttgcagagttaaagaaaaatgctccaaattgttgcaaaaacatgtgagtgatctatttcccaggaggatatatataaaactctgtggggtaatgacccctcctacccgctccgtagtgtgttaaagtcctgttccgttcttatggctggggactgggaagcctcacttgtttcttttatatgattttaggcaatcaatcattattttctcccgacgcgtttccttatggccagaattcctcaggggagataaggccagataACCTCCTTGACAGGGGGCACAAATGAAGTTGGAGCTGTATTGAAATTTCAATCTTCTGCAGTGGCACGCCACACGCCGGAACCAGCGTTTACTCCAGCACGAGGAAACAAGTGCTCTGAGGAAtctctgccactgcagaagattgaaatttcaatacagctccaacttcatttgtgccccctgtcaaggagcgggtaggaggggtcattaccccacagagttttatatatatcctcctgggaaatagatcactcacatgtttttgcaacaatttggagcatttttctttaactctgcaaagaaatgatgatatcaccaatattgaattgactttttttgcattgagcactatatctcctgtactataaggaagatttttttgtaaacagtcttgtcctggtgtgtcatttgttttacacactttttaaatatgttacaagtaaaagttacattttaaacgaaactctagtcctattccagtgattcaattattaattattgtagagtatacaaaatatcaagtcctgcggtggaaggcttcaaatataccactaacCACTTACACTGATGGGTGCTGTAGTCACAACCAtattgattgtcacccagcttttccagaaatgaatgtaactaagatttttattttcaatcaatTCTGGAAGGAGCAGAGTAGTCACATGACTGGGTGCATCTGTATAGGAAACTATGTATCATGTAGATGAGCCACAAAttgttacaatgtagaaaccattctGTAACAGTAAAGTCAGGGAGCTCAAATCCATTTAGAGAGGTCCACGCGTTCGCTCATTTTCCGTTTTTGACTGGAGCTTTCCTTTAAGTGTTTAGTGACAGCCGCACGAGTAAAGTCCCTATAGCAGCTTAGAGATGGAGGAACCTTTctctacattaaagaggctctgtcaccagattatcaaatccctatctcctattgcatgtgatcggcgctgcaatgtagataacagcaaagtttttttgttttttttttaaaaaacgatcatttttgcctaagttatgagcaattttatatttatgcaaatgagcttttcaatggacaactgggcgtgttttctcgttttaccaactgggcgtgtattgtgtttttaccaactgggcgttgtgaatagaagtgtatgacgctgacaaatcagcgtaatacacttctcatcgttcccacccagcttcttttactgcagacacacagcgtgacgtcacccacaggtccttcaaccttggcgtcggaagagagaagacacatcagctccaggcgtcagagtacagttgaatctgcagcagcatcaccgtgtgcaggtaagcatagtaaactccctagagacgagcatattaaccttttggacgcctggagcccatgtatcttctttgtccgacgccaaggttgaaggacctgtgggtgacgtcacgctgtgtgtctgcagtgaaagaagctgagtgggaacgatgagaagtgtatgatgctgatttgtcagcgtcatacacttctattcacaacacccagttggtaaaaacacaataaacacccatttggtaaaacgagaaaacacgcccagttgtccattgaaaagctcatttgcataaatataaaattgctcataacttgggcaaaaatgatcgtttttcaaaaaaaccaaaaacctttgctgttatctacattgcagcgccgatcacatgcaataggagatagggatttgataatctggtgacagagcctctttaagtttatatTATTGGACAATTTTCAAGAGGGTTGTGAGGTTTTACTGCTGTGACATTTCTGCTTTTGTTCTTTTTGTTGAATATTTCTTTTACTTCTCAAAGCTGGAGGAAACCATAACGGAGGAAAATGTGCAATTTATAAGTCAATTGAAAAATTCCAGGAAAAATAAACTTAAGACGAAGGAATCCCAGAATCGGCAGACGGGTGACACAGCTGAATGTGCGATCAAAAACCAAGCTCAACGTTGCGAGGAAGGACAAAACACAAGCACGCTTAATGACTCCTCCAGCAATTCTGGCTCTTCAAAGAAGAGAAAACTGGAGAGGAAGAGGACTGCCATAGAATCCGATGAGAATTTCCCACCTCAAGAAATGAATGATGCCGACAATGCTCATCAAATACTTGACTTTATGGACTTACCTGTCAAGGTGAAGaatagcaagaaaaaaaaaatgcacctgtCCCCTGAAATCCAGTCATCAGACAATTTTTCGGCAAGGATTGAGCACCATAGACCTTCTCCAGAGACCATTAATGGTGCAAAATCTAAGAAGAATCGCAACGTAGGGGCCAACCCTGACCCGAAAGGTAAATCAATGTCAAGGAACGACGACGGTGTCCAACAAAGAGGAAGAAAATATTCATTATCCGTACATCAAAGCAACATAGTCATGGGCGGCAATCGTCCACTGTCTTCTCCAATTGCACTTACCAAGTCAAAAAGGGGCAGCAAGGTCAATGGTCATGACAAAAACGAAGATATAACGAGAATGTCCGATCTCAGTCAAGACCTCTTCATTACTCAGAAGCAGTTTCTATCCTCTGAGGGGAGCAGCGGAGACTCCCCACCCCTCGGCCAGGAGCAAGGCAGTGGCATACGAGATTGGGTAAAAAGCCAAAATTTTGCCAACGCAATGCAACTTCTTTCTCAGTTCTCCTGTCTTACGCGCAACAGCCTCGACACCTCCAGCAGCGGTAGCAACCAACAAGTGGCCTTAAGGGAGACGGCAACTCAAACTGATGATAATTTTACTTACCTGGCCTTGATGAGTTTTGTCAAAAAAGTCCAAGTGTCTGAAACGTGCTCCCAGGAGGCCTTAGATCTCTCCCTACCGTCTCGAATTAGAGCCAAGAGGGAGGTCTTGAGTCCAAGCGATGACGTGATCGTGATCGAGTCTCAGTCACCCCCTGTAGGGGCTTCCATAAAAAGCGAAATCAAATGTTGCTTCGGTCCCTTCCTAAAGATAGAGCAAACAAAGCTGGTCCAGACGGTCCTGAACTCCAACTATTTCTTTAAAGGGAAAGGAGAACCTGGCGATACAACTCCCATCCGTCCCATACTGAAAATAAAGCAAAAACCCAAGAAAAGGACAAAGAGATCCGGCAAAAGAGAGACCAAATAACACGAGAAATGGACTGGTATTGTTATGTCTATGAGTTGGTTTAGTTATTATGTAACTGTGTTACTTTTATTATTCATGAGTTTTATATGAAATATACTCAGCAATTTGCAACAGTTTGTCAAAAATCTACAGTCTAGGACACATTCAATGCAGTTCAGGTTCTAATTATTACGTTTCCTTGTTCACTCCGTTTGTAATGCTCGTTTTTTATAGAATACAATGAATAATACATGAAGCTTTATATTAAATTGTTGGTCTTTTTATATGTTTAAGCAGAACTGGGCTAATATTTTGTCTTATGCTTTAGTCACACCCAGagcagcattcacaattctgctcaaTGCCACTTGGAATTTATCAGCTTAGTTGGATTCTGCATTATGAGGGGTAATATAAGTTTAGATATGtatctgcagctctggatgtgactgtagtataagacatgatgtaactcaaGGTCAATGGAAGATTAATAAAGCAAAGTATTTCCAAAGTTTCATTTTCCCTGGTGATTTAGTTGTTTGTAGATTGTGATCATTGTATCCTGTCATCTTTCTACTGAGCTTGtgatgtgtttaaccccttaacgcaccatgacgcaactgtacgtcatggtttgccctgCATTGAGGcgccatgaagtacagttacgtcatggtgcttttctgtcaccatgtcaagcACTGGGACTCGTCGGGGAACAATCGCGGAGCCACCTGTGAttgctgattggtcagtcagtagtgactgaccaattGCAGCATGGTTGCCCGGCTAAAAGAGCCAGGTAGCCATGCTAGCCAATCGGCTGTTGGCAGCCTGTTACGGTGGCCTgttaggccccacccagaggcggggcttaaaaggcttccgtccgcagatgaaagatggcggcgggctcagaagctgagcctgcgccatcagccgaagtgggccagctgtatgttacagctgacatcctgctgtaacgtcaGGAAACTAGCTCCGCTCCCTGCctgtaaccccttagatgccgcgatcaaaagcgatcgcggcatcttagtggtttccaAGAGAACGGCGTCGCAGGgatgccgatcgttgctatggcaactggagaccAACAGTAGTCGCCTCCTAGTCTGAAACGTACGGAAGCATATTAGTCCCTGCCTGGAGGCGAagtctaataggcttgctgtcagtgaatatctgacagctctaatgcattgcattacgttGGTAGTGCAATGTAGtagaataaagatgagaggtgcagtgggacaaaaaaatttataaaaatgttcagcaaaagtgtaaaaatttaaGTTCtcagttaaaaaattaaaaactgccttttttccaataataagtctTTTAGGAAAAAGATGaagacgttaaaaaaagtacacgttTGGTATCACCGAGTCCGCAACaactcaaactataaaactataatgttatttttcccgcacgtgtgaacacgcaaaaaaataaaataaaaaactatgccagaatcgcaatttttttggtcaccatccccttTAAAGTatagaataagaagtgatcaaaaagtcgcacgtaccccaaaatagtatcaataaaaattgcaacccgtcccgcaaaaaaaaccaaacaagcccttacacagccttgtcagcgcaaaaaataaaaaagttacggctctcagaatatggggacacaaaaaattattatttttttaaaaaaagtgttttttgtgcaaacgctgaaaacataaaaaaacgatatacatttggtatcgccgtaatcgtaccgacccgcagaataaactaaaatgtcatttatagcgcaatgcgaacgctgtaagaaaacccccaaaaaagtgtcagaattgcaggtttttggtcacctggcctgccaaaacaaatggaataaaaagtgatcaaaaaattgcatgtaccccaagatggtgccaatgaaaactacagattgtcccgcaacaaataagcccccacacggctccggtggagaaaaaataaaaaagtcctggccctcagaatatgg is a genomic window containing:
- the LOC142660454 gene encoding uncharacterized protein LOC142660454; this encodes MSHMSLREPQASQPYKLEETITEENVQFISQLKNSRKNKLKTKESQNRQTGDTAECAIKNQAQRCEEGQNTSTLNDSSSNSGSSKKRKLERKRTAIESDENFPPQEMNDADNAHQILDFMDLPVKVKNSKKKKMHLSPEIQSSDNFSARIEHHRPSPETINGAKSKKNRNVGANPDPKGKSMSRNDDGVQQRGRKYSLSVHQSNIVMGGNRPLSSPIALTKSKRGSKVNGHDKNEDITRMSDLSQDLFITQKQFLSSEGSSGDSPPLGQEQGSGIRDWVKSQNFANAMQLLSQFSCLTRNSLDTSSSGSNQQVALRETATQTDDNFTYLALMSFVKKVQVSETCSQEALDLSLPSRIRAKREVLSPSDDVIVIESQSPPVGASIKSEIKCCFGPFLKIEQTKLVQTVLNSNYFFKGKGEPGDTTPIRPILKIKQKPKKRTKRSGKRETK